The stretch of DNA TCGGATTAAACCGATCGACCTATTGTACGTGCACGTGTGTTCCTGATGATCTTTCCCTGGCTGTGGCAATGTGCAGCGCAGGAGCTGGGCCTGCCACTGCTACCGCCGTCCAAGGCGCACAACGCGTCGTTCCACCGTGGTGCCAACTTCGCGATCACCGGCGGCACGTCGCTGGACACGAGCTTCTTTGAGGCGCGTGGCATGAGGCACACGGTCTGGAACTCCGGCTCCCTGCACACCCAGCTCAAGTGGTTTCAAGACATGAAGCCATCCATCTGTAACTCCCCAAAAGGTTCACCATATATTTTATGCTGTTGACACACCGTGTGCGGCTCGCTACATCGTACTGATTTGCTTTGCACTTCGATCGGAATTCAGAGTGCAGGGACCTGTTCAGGCGGTCGCTGTTCATCGTCGGCGAGTTTGGCGGGAACGATTACGCGGCGGCGCTCGGCGCGTTCCTCCCGGTGCAGAAGGTGCACACGTTCGTGCCGCACATCGTCGACTCCATCGGCAAGGGAATCGAGGTGCTCGTCTCTCTCAGGTCTACTTTAGGCCCCTCCCAATGCTCCACGTTGTACAGGTGCTAAGGTTGCCAACTAAGCAAAAAATATGATGTGGCATGCTAGTTAAGAAGAGAAAGAGTAGtatggtgaccccaggaagaaacgaTGCTAAGCACGTACACCTAGATAGAAGCATAATTCTGAGTGTACAACAAATTAAATGTACGAAGCTTAGCACCTAAAAGCTTAGCATCTTTGCATTGtggacttgagttgctaaggcATTTAATAtacttagcacctcatctaagcaccttTGCATTGGGAGAGGTCTTACCCATCTcgttttcatgcatgtacatgtGCGCACTAATCTCAATCACCCTACTGTGTCCGTCCGGCGTGTTTGCTTGGGTGCAGAAGCTGATCGCGGAGGGGGCGGTGGAGCTGGTGGTGCCGGGCGTGCTGCCGATCGGCTGCTTCCCCGTGTACCTGTCCATCTTCCTCAAGCAGCGGCCGGAGATGTACGGCCCGCGCAGCGGCTGCATCAAGGACCTTAACACGCTGTCCTGGGTGCACAACGCCCTGCTGCAGCGCAAGATCGCCGAGCTCCGGAAGAAGCACCCCGGCGTGCGCATCATGTACGCCGACTACTACACCGCCGTCACGCAGTTCGTCCTGCGCGCCGAGAAGTGGGGTGAGTTTTTGGAATGCACGCAGCTCATTTAGTCTATGTTGTGCTGTTTCTTGTTACTGTTCGACATTAGGAATGGTCATGCATGATTTAGCAAAGTCGTTCTTGATGATGTCGCTAACTTTCGTTGAAATGTTCCTCCATCTAAATGCAAGAAACAAAGTAGAAATTGTGCCAACTCGCTATCAAGGTTGGAAGCAAAGAACAATTCAATGACCGCATGAAATATTTTGTGAACTTATCTACATCATCGCTACATTTTCTACATGATGACAGACCACATATTTTTTTTCCCGGAAAAGCATGATGGCCAATAGTTGACCAGGAAGCACTGAAGGCCCATAGAAGCATAGACCCCCTTGATGGGCTTAGTTCACCATGGTCAATTGAGAGTTCAGGCCTAGAGCCCAGTTCGTCTTTGAGTCCGACAACTTCATACCCTAATTTCAACTTTTGCTTTTTCAGGGTTCCTGAAGCAGACTCCGAGGACATGCTGCGGCGCGCCGGGCGTGGGGGTATACAACTTCAACCTGACATCCAAGTGCGGCGAGCCAGGCGCTTACGCCTGCGACGACCCATCAAACCACTGGAACTGGGATGGCGTCCACCTCACGGAGGCAGCCTACGGCCACATCGCCAAGGGATGGCTCTACGGGCCCTTCGCCGACCCGCCCATCCTAGAGGCAAAGGCAACGTTAGAACTTACGGAGTAGAAGCGATCACATCATATCTCATGGATCGGGACATATGCATCTTGGTAGTCCTGATTAGAAGTTTCAGAAAACAAAATCATAAAATAAGGGTGTAGGAAGGTGTGGCAAGTATTGCATGACCATGA from Triticum urartu cultivar G1812 unplaced genomic scaffold, Tu2.1 TuUngrouped_contig_5771, whole genome shotgun sequence encodes:
- the LOC125529686 gene encoding GDSL esterase/lipase At5g45910-like, with translation MRREYLVGFALIVAGLWPLPAAAQKYAAIFNFGDSLADAGNLVADGIPDYLATARLPYGMTYFGYPTGRVSDGRLVVDFIAQELGLPLLPPSKAHNASFHRGANFAITGGTSLDTSFFEARGMRHTVWNSGSLHTQLKWFQDMKPSICNSPKECRDLFRRSLFIVGEFGGNDYAAALGAFLPVQKVHTFVPHIVDSIGKGIEKLIAEGAVELVVPGVLPIGCFPVYLSIFLKQRPEMYGPRSGCIKDLNTLSWVHNALLQRKIAELRKKHPGVRIMYADYYTAVTQFVLRAEKWGFLKQTPRTCCGAPGVGVYNFNLTSKCGEPGAYACDDPSNHWNWDGVHLTEAAYGHIAKGWLYGPFADPPILEAKATLELTE